A window of Pirellula sp. SH-Sr6A contains these coding sequences:
- a CDS encoding NADH-quinone oxidoreductase subunit N, protein MDTLTTFKASLAWMAPAITMILGGSLLLGASMVLKGGPHRDVHGQRNGMAILSLLILVVAGFLGSMRQLPDNLGSGLFRFDHIAISSERLALLGGFLLIMLSWSTAPKQFLGEYYGCLIIMLGAIPVVGAANDIVTLFLGLELISIPTYILLGISKNDNAGAEATLKYFMLSAFSSAFFLMGASYLYGVSGSTNLQVIHYIMGAESGKLISFAIILVLCGLAFRITAVPFHFYAPDVFEGTSLTMAGIMSYLPKVAGFVAMIRVLVSSWSPENLATIVPVLLLLSAVTMLVGNLMAAAQSNLRRLLAYSSIAHTGYLMLAMTALIRENAQSNIIFSYLAAYAAMTIGLFACLGEIEAAGGKSQLIGDLSGMFYRRPAASIGMTVCLISMIGLPFTAGFWAKFLVFMGATAAGMEDPVSLGMGVFMAVNAVVAAGYYWRVLSKLFERSDAHVPLRVFRPSLFITYTICVVLTLVWFFVPSVM, encoded by the coding sequence GCATCCATGGTGCTCAAGGGAGGACCGCATCGAGATGTGCATGGCCAGCGGAACGGCATGGCGATCCTTTCCCTCCTCATTCTTGTGGTTGCGGGTTTCCTTGGCAGTATGCGCCAACTTCCGGACAATTTGGGAAGTGGATTGTTCCGGTTCGACCACATCGCCATTTCGTCCGAACGATTGGCACTCCTCGGCGGATTCCTATTGATCATGCTGTCGTGGTCGACCGCTCCCAAGCAGTTTTTGGGAGAGTATTACGGTTGTCTGATCATCATGCTCGGGGCCATTCCGGTCGTGGGAGCGGCGAACGATATCGTGACGCTCTTCCTTGGATTGGAACTCATCAGCATCCCAACCTATATCCTGCTGGGCATTTCCAAAAACGATAACGCTGGTGCGGAAGCGACCTTGAAGTACTTCATGTTGAGTGCTTTCTCCTCGGCGTTCTTTTTGATGGGTGCCAGTTATCTCTACGGAGTGAGCGGTTCGACGAACCTACAAGTGATCCATTACATCATGGGCGCGGAGAGTGGGAAACTCATCTCCTTCGCCATCATTTTGGTCCTCTGCGGACTGGCATTTCGAATCACTGCGGTGCCGTTTCACTTTTATGCCCCAGACGTGTTCGAAGGTACCAGTCTTACCATGGCGGGGATCATGAGCTATCTGCCTAAGGTAGCTGGATTTGTTGCGATGATTCGGGTCCTGGTCTCCTCATGGAGTCCTGAGAATTTGGCGACGATCGTCCCGGTGTTGTTACTCCTGTCCGCGGTGACCATGTTGGTCGGTAACTTGATGGCGGCGGCCCAAAGCAACCTAAGGCGCCTGTTGGCATATTCCAGCATCGCCCACACCGGCTATTTGATGCTTGCTATGACTGCGTTGATTCGCGAGAACGCCCAATCCAATATCATCTTCTCGTATTTGGCTGCCTATGCCGCCATGACCATTGGACTGTTCGCTTGTCTTGGGGAGATCGAAGCAGCCGGGGGCAAGTCGCAATTGATTGGCGACCTTTCAGGCATGTTCTACCGTCGCCCAGCTGCATCCATCGGGATGACGGTTTGCTTGATCAGCATGATTGGTCTTCCATTCACAGCCGGTTTCTGGGCAAAGTTTCTTGTCTTCATGGGGGCTACGGCAGCCGGCATGGAGGATCCGGTCAGTCTCGGCATGGGGGTTTTCATGGCCGTCAATGCAGTGGTCGCTGCCGGGTATTATTGGCGAGTATTGAGCAAGCTGTTCGAAAGAAGCGACGCTCATGTGCCCCTCCGCGTCTTCCGTCCGAGCCTGTTTATCACCTACACTATCTGCGTCGTTTTGACATTGGTCTGGTTCTTCGTACCGTCGGTCATGTAA